The Prinia subflava isolate CZ2003 ecotype Zambia chromosome 5, Cam_Psub_1.2, whole genome shotgun sequence genome window below encodes:
- the LOC134550537 gene encoding mas-related G-protein coupled receptor member A1-like, with product MEVSTVPPPFTSPTDEPDPCGINVSSMAIQVVTLLISLCGLAGNGAVLWLLHINPISDFIFNQAITDFLFLIFMVPSSLLFLLEDMSCSAIMPLMYLSLLFQLSLFSYNMGLYRLTFISIERCRSVLCLFFCGLQLSERLLWVLMHVLFWAFLFVVIAVNPMVTSLCQSHEQEHCRVALLSMYALSLFLFAVPMVISSTVLFIHFQPGSQQQQQQQQQQRLDMVVFLAALCSLPLSLWYFLQQLGYTVVSSQVVFLLTCINSSIKPFIYFLVGSWERDYSLGRCWGQCSIESCRSHSSMESLRKALQRVFEGQEGNSAHSSDATMDTGV from the coding sequence ATGGAGGTGAGCACCGTGCCCCCTCCTTTCACCTCACCCACCGATGAACCTGATCCGTGTGGGATCAATGTCAGCAGCATGGCCATACAGGTTGTGACGCTGCTCATCTCCCTCTGCGGGCTGGCTGGGAACGGCGCTGTCCTCTGGCTCCTCCACATCAATCCCATCTCCGACTTCATCTTCAACCAGGCTATCACCgacttcctcttcctcatcttcatggtcccctccagcctgctcttcctgctggaggacatgtcctgctctgctatAATGCCCCTGATGTATttgagcttgcttttccagctctcGCTGTTCTCCTACAACATGGGGCTCTATCGGCTGACCTTCATCAGCATCGAGAGGTGCAGGTCCGtcctctgcctgtttttctgCGGTTTGCAGCTTTCCGAGCgcctgctgtgggtgctgaTGCACGTCCTGTTCTGGGCCTTCCTCTTCGTTGTCATCGCTGTCAATCCCATGGTGACTTCCCTGTGCCAGTCGCACGAGCAGGAGCACTGCCGCGTGGCTCTGCTCTCCATGTACGCCCTCAGCCTCTTCCTGTTTGCCGTGCCCATGGTCATTTCCAGCACAGTCCTCTTCATTCatttccagcctggctcccagcagcagcagcagcagcagcagcagcagaggcttgACATGGTTGTTTTCCTCGCTGCACTCTGCAGTCTGCCCCTCAGTCTCTGgtatttcctgcagcagctcggCTACACCGTGGTGTCCTCCCAGGTGGTTTTCCTGCTCAcctgcatcaacagcagcatcAAACCCTTCATCTACTTCTTggtggggagctgggagagagaTTACTCCTTGGGGAGATGCTGGGGACAGTGCTCCATAGAGAGCTGCAGGAGTCACTCCTCCATGGAGTCCCTAAGGAAGGCTCTCCAGAGGGTCTTTGAGGGGCAGGAAGGAAACAGCGCCCACAGCAGTGATGCCACCATGGACACAGGGGTCTGA
- the LOC134550800 gene encoding mas-related G-protein coupled receptor member B4-like: MEVTTVSPSPASPTEGDNLCDTDVTSVAIHSVTLLISLCGLAGNGAVLSLLSLKGHNSGIFELAFFDFLLLLFTVPSVLLFLVEDMSCSPIVPLPYLSFVFQLSVVSYYWALFRLTRINNVLNIFKLCCHCEFPERLVWLVFIVNYWAAFALFTAIPVTYTCPSNQQEHCRAALISVYTFILLLFAAPTVIFHTIDFTKAKWGTKKQQPQRRDIIIYLIVLFILLLSLCNFLQQLGYTVVSSQVVFLLNCIHSSIKPFIYFLAGGFQRPCSLKSLRLSLQRAFDEQEEETAHSNEDTTDTGV; the protein is encoded by the coding sequence ATGGAGGTGACCACCGTGTCCCCATCTCCCGCCTCACCCACCGAAGGGGACAATCTCTGTGACACAGATGTCACCAGCGTGGCCATACACAGTGTGACACTGCTCATCAGCCTCTgtgggctggctgggaatggAGCTGTGCTCTCACTCCTCAGCCTGAAAGGGCATAACTCTGGCATCTTTGAGCTGGCTTTTTTtgacttcctcctcctcctcttcacaGTCCCCTCTGTCCTCCTCTTCTTGGTGGAGGACATGTCCTGCTCTCCAATCGTGCCACTGCCGTACttgagttttgttttccagctctctgtGGTCTCCTACTACTGGGCGCTGTTCCGGCTAACACGCATCAACAATGTGCTGAATATTTTcaagctctgctgccactgCGAGTTTCCCGAGCGCCTGGTGTGGTTGGTGTTCATTGTCAACTACTGGGCCGCTTTTGCTCTCTTCACTGCCATTCCAGTGACATACACATGCCCATCAAAccagcaggagcactgcagggcagctctcaTCTCCGTGTACACCTTCATCCTGCTCCTCTTTGCTGCACCCACGGTCATTTTTCACACGATCGACTTCACTAAGGCCAAGTGGGGCACCAAGAAACAGCAACCCCAGAGGCGTGACATCATTATCTACCTCATTGTGCTCTTCATTCTCCTTCTCAGCCTCTGcaatttcctgcagcagctcggCTACACCGTTGTGTCTTCCCAGGTTGTTTTCCTGCTCAactgcatccacagcagcatcaAACCCTTCATCTACTTCTTGGCAGGAGGTTTCCAAAGGCCCTGCTCCCTGAAATCCCTCCGGCTCTCCCTCCAGAGGGCCTTTgatgagcaggaagaagaaactGCCCACAGCAATGAGGACACCACGGACACAGGTGTCTGA